Proteins from a single region of Acidovorax sp. NCPPB 3576:
- the orn gene encoding oligoribonuclease, whose product MSDIANPTVPVLPKSDQNLVWLDCEMTGLNPETDRLLEIAVVVTGPSLDPRIEGPVFAIHQSDALLNGMDAWNKGTHGRSGLIEKVRASSVTEAEAEQQIIDFLSRYVPKGTAPMCGNSIGQDRRFLVKYMPRLEVFFHYRNLDVSTLKELAKRWKPEAYTTFKKAQRHTALADVHESIDELAHYRTHLLAL is encoded by the coding sequence ATGTCCGACATCGCCAACCCCACTGTCCCTGTGCTACCCAAATCCGACCAAAACCTAGTTTGGCTCGATTGTGAAATGACCGGGCTGAACCCGGAAACCGACCGCCTGCTGGAAATCGCCGTCGTGGTCACGGGCCCCAGCCTAGACCCGCGGATAGAAGGCCCTGTGTTTGCCATTCACCAGTCGGATGCGTTGCTGAATGGAATGGACGCATGGAACAAGGGCACGCACGGCCGCAGCGGCCTGATCGAAAAAGTGCGCGCCTCCTCCGTGACGGAGGCCGAGGCCGAGCAGCAGATCATCGACTTCCTGTCGCGCTATGTACCCAAGGGCACTGCGCCCATGTGCGGCAACAGCATCGGGCAGGATCGCCGCTTTTTAGTCAAATACATGCCGCGGCTGGAGGTGTTTTTCCACTACCGCAACCTGGATGTCAGCACCCTCAAGGAACTGGCGAAACGCTGGAAGCCCGAGGCGTACACCACCTTCAAGAAAGCGCAGAGGCATACGGCGCTGGCGGATGTGCATGAGTCGATCGACGAATTGGCCCACTACCGCACCCATCTGCTGGCGCTTTGA